One Weissella ceti DNA window includes the following coding sequences:
- the pth gene encoding aminoacyl-tRNA hydrolase produces MKLIVGLGNIGREYENTRHNIGFMALDALAERESLTFKMDSAHHAMVADWRYKGEKMLLVKPTTYMNESGRAVGPLMKYYDLENEDVLVIHDDMDMDLGRLRIRATGSAGGHNGIKSLIQALGTKEFTRLKFGISHPKHESQAVIDFVLGKFTKDEMPEVMTGIDRTIEIIEGFGAGEEAQKLMNRFN; encoded by the coding sequence ATGAAATTAATTGTCGGTTTGGGTAACATCGGTCGTGAATACGAAAACACACGCCACAACATTGGATTTATGGCATTAGATGCTTTAGCAGAACGCGAAAGTTTAACTTTTAAGATGGACAGTGCGCACCATGCAATGGTTGCAGACTGGCGTTACAAGGGTGAAAAGATGTTGTTGGTTAAGCCAACAACATACATGAATGAGTCTGGACGTGCAGTTGGACCGTTGATGAAGTATTACGATTTGGAAAATGAAGATGTCTTGGTCATTCATGATGACATGGATATGGATCTAGGTCGTCTACGTATTCGCGCAACTGGTTCAGCTGGCGGACACAATGGTATTAAGAGTTTGATTCAAGCGCTAGGAACGAAGGAATTTACACGTCTAAAGTTTGGTATCTCACATCCTAAGCATGAAAGCCAAGCTGTTATCGACTTTGTACTAGGGAAGTTTACAAAGGATGAAATGCCAGAAGTGATGACAGGAATTGATCGTACAATTGAAATTATTGAAGGATTCGGAGCCGGTGAAGAAGCACAAAAGCTAATGAATCGTTTTAACTAG